The Victivallis lenta DNA segment CGGCCGGGATTCCGCTGCGCGATTTCACCGCGAAATACAAGAAGGCCTTTTTTGAGGATCTCAAAACCCTCAATATCGAACCGGCCGAAGTCTATCCGGCGGCGACCGACCACATCCCGCAGATGATCCGCCTGATCTCCGTCCTGATGGAGAAGGGGTACGCCTATCAGGCCGAGGATCAATCGATCTATTTCTCCATCGACAAGTTTCCGGATTACGGCAAGCTTGCGAAGATCGACCGCGAGAACCAGCGCTCCGGCGTCCGCATCCGCAATGACGAGTATGCGAAGGATTCCGTGGCCGACTTCGCGCTCTGGAAAGCGTGGGACGAACTCGACGGAGACGTCGCCTGGGAATCCCCGTGGGGCAAAGGGCGGCCGGGCTGGCATATCGAATGCAGCGCCATGTCCAGCGAATATCTCGGCGATGCGTTTGATATCCACACCGGCGGCATCGACAACATGTTCCCGCACCACGAGGATGAGATCGCTCAGAGCGAGGCTGCCACCGGGAAGAAATGGGTCAATTACTGGCTTCACTGCGCACACTTGATGGTCAACGGCGAGAAAATGTCGAAATCGCTCGGCAACTTCTACACGCTGCGCGATCTTGCCGGCATGGGCTGGAAGGGGCGCGAAATCCGCTGGGTGCTGATCGGCGCCCACTACCGCAGGAAGCTGAATTTCACGCTGGAGGCGCTGGGGCAGGCCCGGGAGACGCTGGCCCGTTTCGACGAATTCTTCGACCGCATGCGGTCGATTGACCGGGAAGGGGACGGCTCCGAGGCGGAGCTGGCCGTGTCGACCGCGGCCGCGGCTTTCTCGAGCGCGATCGCCGACGACCTGAACATCTCCGAGGCGCTTGCCGCGATGTTCGAGCTCCTGCGGTCCGGCAACAAGCTGGCCGACGCGGGCGGACTTTCGAAGGCCGGGGCGGAGAGGATTCTCGGCGCGTTCCGCCGTTTCGACTCCGTGATCGGCGCGCTTGAGGTGGATGCCGTCCGGTGCAATGAAGTCCCGCCGGAAGTGGTTCAGCTCGCCGAAGAGCGCAAGGCGGCGCGGCTTGCGAAGAATTTCGCCGAAAGCGACCGGCTCCGGGATGAAATCGCGAAGCTCGGCTATGTGGTCGAAGACCAGCCGAAGCAGGAATACCGGCTTAAGAAAGCCTGACGTCTCCCCCTGCGGATCGTTGGAGTTCCAGGGGGAGGGGCTGCCGGCCTCCTTTAACGGAATTCTAACGTTCCGGATACCGAAGCTGAACATTGTTGAAATATATTATGTTCATCCAACAGACAAAGAGGGGCTTGACATGGCGAAAGAAAAGATACTGGTAGTCGAGGATGAGGAAGCGATTCAGGAGCTGATCCGCTACAACCTGAACAAAGAGGGATTCGACCGGGTCAGGCTTTGCGACTCCGGCGAGGCTGCGCTGGCTCAGGCGGCCGAATTCAAACCGGATCTGATTCTGCTCGATCTGATGCTGCCCGGTATCGACGGCCTGTCGGTCTGCCGCCGCCTCCGCCGCGATGCGCGGACCGCCGCTGTGCCGATCATCATGCTGACCGCGAAATCCGAGGAGAGCGACATCGTGACCGGACTCGAAGTCGGCGCGGACGATTACCTGGCCAAGCCGTTCAGCCCGAAGGTGCTGATCGCCCGGATCAAGTCGGTTCTGCGCCGCGTCAACCCGACCGAACTTGAGGAGTCTTCGACTTCGCTCAAACGCGGTGTCCTCACCATGAACCGCGGCACCCGCGAAGCTGCGATCGACGGACATGCGCTTTCGCTTACCTTTTCGGAGTTCGAAATTCTTTATCTGCTCGCCCGCCGCCCGGGCTGGGTGTTCACGCGGAACCAGATCGTCAATGAAGTCAAGGGCGACGATTATCCGGTGACGGAGCGTGCGGTCGATGTGCAGATGGTCAGCCTGCGCCGCAAGCTTGGCGGCCACGGCGATCTGATCGAGACGGTCCGCGGCGTCGGCTACCGTTTCGCCCAGGAGTGAGGCGACGGAAAACGATGAAAAACGATCTGTTTCTCTCCTGGCCCGGCATATTCATCGCCGTGGCGCTTGTGTTCTCGGTCTTCGCATGGTGGCAGTCGAGTTCGCTTGAACAGCTCTATGTGGAGCGAACCGAGCGGGAGCTCGAGAGCCGGGGGCGGCTCTTTGCCGGAGAGGCGGCTCGGCTGGTCCGTGCCGGCGACCTGGCGGGGCTGCAGGAGTTCTTTTCGGCCGAGGGCAGGGCGACACGCACGCGGATTTCCCTGATTGCGGCGGACGGCGAAGTGATTGCCGACTCCGACGAGCAGCCGGGCAATATGGACAATCACGGACGGCGTCCCGAAGTCGTGGAGGCGATGCAGGCTTTCGCGAAGGGGGAGGGGAGCTATTCGGTGATCCGTCACAGTTCGACGAGCGGGCGCCGGATGATCTACTGCGCAATGCCGATTGCGATCGGCGACCGGCATTATGTGTTGCGGGCGGCCTTTTCGATTCATGAGATCGATGCGGTGCTGCGCCGGGCGCGGATGGATGTGCTCTGGGCCGTTCTGGTGACCATGCTGATTGCGGCCGGATTCTGCTGGTTTCTGTATCAGACCATTACCCGTCCGGTCCGGGCGCTCTGCGGCGCGTCGGCGCGGATCGCGGCGGGCGACCTCGATACGCGGTTGCCGGTGCCGCGGCGCGGCGCCATCCGCGAGCTCGGCGGCAGTGTCAGCCGCATGGCTGAGGAGCTCAAGGCGCGGATCGGTGAAATCACGCGCGAGAAGGGGGAACGCGACGCGATTTTCGCGGCGCTCTCGGAGGGGGTCGTCGTTCTCGACGTCGATGAGAACATCATCGACACGAACCGCGCTGCGCGGCGGATTTTCCAGATCAAGGGAGACCCCCGCAAACAGCCGGTCGGCGCGCTTCTGCGGAATGAGGCGCTGGCTGATTTTCTGAAGCGCCTGCGCGAGGGCGGCGAGCCGGCTGAGGCGGAATTCCCGTTTTCGCTGCCGAGCGGCGACAAGCAGCTCCGGGTGCGCGGCTGCACATTGCGCTGGAACGGAAACGACCGGCAGGGAATTCTGCTCGTGTTTTACGATATGACCCAGCTGCGCAAGCTCGAAAATTTCCGCCGGGACTTTGTGGCGAACGTGTCGCATGAGATCAAGACGCCGCTGACCGTGATCCGCGGCGCCGTCGAAACGCTGCAGGACGGCGCGATCAACGAACCGGAGAGCGCCCGCCGCTTCATGGAGATCATTTCAACCCACTCCGAGCGGCTCAACAATCTCGTGCAGGATATCCTGAGTTTGTCGCTGCTCGAATACCGCGCGTCGGGCGAGGGGTACGATCTGGTGAACTGCGATCTGTCGCTGCCGCTCGCCTCGGCGGTCAAGCTCGAACAGCCGCGCGCCGAGGAGGCCGGAATCCGGCTGGTGACCGAAATCGAAGCGAATCCGCAGGTCCGCATCGACGTGCAGCTGATCGAGCAGGCGGTCGTCAACCTGATTGACAATGCAATCAAGCACAGCGGTGAAAAGAGTGAAATACGGATTCGCCTCCATACCGAAGACGGCAATGCCGTGCTGTCGGTGACCGACCGCGGCTGCGGCATCGCCCCCGAGCATGTCGAGCGGCTGTTCGAGCGCTTCTACCGGGTCGACAAGGCGCGGAGCCGCAAGGCCGGCGGGACCGGGCTCGGCCTGGCGATCGTCAAGCATATCATGCAGCTGCACCGCGGTTCCGCCGAAGTGCGGAGCAGGCCCGGCGAGGGCAGCACGTTCCTGCTGCGGCTGCCGATTGTGAAAAGCGGATGTGCATCGGGCGCATCATAACGAAAGAGGAAAATCATGGCTCTGAACTGGCAGGCGTTCACGTCTCCCGTGCTGCTTCGCGGCGATGCGAAGACGGCATACCGCGATCCGGCGGTTTTCTACCGCAACGGATGCTTCTATCTGTATTTCACGCTGGTGGAGACGGAAGAGGACGGCACCGTCTATTTGTATCTGGCCATGACGACCAGCACCGACCTCGTACACTTCACTCCGGTCCGGAAGCTGTCGGAGCGGGACCGGGCGCTGAATTATTCGAGTCCCGGCAACATCATCCGCTTCGGCGGCCGTTTCTGCCTCTGCTGCCAGACCTACTGCCGCGAAAACGGCGAAAAGTACGGCAATGCGAACTGCCGGATCTGGCTGCGGCGTTCGGATGATCTGATCCACTGGGACGCTCCCGAGCTGCTGCGGGTCAAAGGGGATGCGGTTCCCGATGCGGAGATGGGGCGCATGATCGACCCGTATCTGCTTGAGGACAGGGAGGAACCCGGCAAATACTGGTGTTTTTTCAAACAGAACGGCGTGTCGCTGTCGCATTCGCGCGATCTCGTGCACTGGGAGTATGCCGGCCATGCCGACAGCGGTGAAAACGTCTGTGTCGAGGTGGTGGACGGCGAGTACTGGCTCTGGCATTCGCCGCCGAACGGGATCGGCCTGATGAAGAGCCGGAACCTCGTTGACTGGGAGCGTTCGCCGGAGCTGATCACGCTCGGGCAGGCGCATTGGCCGTGGGCGCGGGGGCGGCTGACGGCCGGAGTTGTCGCGGACCTGCGTTCCGTTCCGGAGGTCGGGAAGGCGCTGCTCTTTTTCCACGGGACCGGCCCGGAGGACGAGAGCGTGATTTTCGATCAGTACGCCTGCATCGGCTTCGCCTGGAGCGACGATCTGCTGAACTGGCAATATGTCGAATGAAGAGGGACCGGGAGCGGAGTCCCGGCGGAGCTTTTCTGCGGGAGAGGACAAGGCCGGCCGGGGGGAATATCCCGCTTTCCGGCCTGCCGTTCCCGCTGAAAAGGCGGTTACTTTTCGGCGTCGTGCGCCACGACCAGCGCATCGTATTCGAGCAGGTGGTCGCAGTAGATCTTCTTCAGGCCGTCGCCGTTGTCGCGCCAGTCACGCTGGAGCTCGGAGGCCATGGCGAACCAGGTGATCATCTGGGCGCCGGCCTGCTGCATGCGGGCGATGGCCGCGTTGCGGGTGGTCTTGTTGAAGGTGCCGGAGGCATCGACGACGACAAATACCTCGAAACCTTCGTTCAATGCCGAAAGCGCCGGAAAGGCGACGCAGACTTCGGTCACGATGCCGGCGATGACGAGCTGCTTGCGGCCGGTCGCCTTGACCGCCTTCACGAAGTCTTCGTTGTCCCACGCATTGATCTGGCCCGGGCGCGGAATGAACGGCGCGTTCGGGAACATCCTGCGGATTTCGGGCAGCAGGACGCCGTTCGGGCCCTGTTCGAAACTCGTGGTCAGCACGGTCGGCAGATTGAAATGCTTTGCAGTGTCGGCCACGGCCATGACGTTGTTCTTGAATTCGGCCGGCGTGAAATCCCGGACCAGCGACAGCAGCCCGACCTGATGGTCGATCAGCAGCATGGCGGCATCTTCTCTGTTTAATCTGGACATGATGACTCCTCCTCTTTTTATATTTGTCCGGCGGGATGCCGGACCTTGGCGCTTGCTCCGATTCCTCTCTCTTCGAAGATTAATCTAGCACGCGAACTTCCTTTGTCAAGCGCCGGGCCGGAAGGTTCGCATTTTTATATCGCATTTCCATCAATGAAATCCGGGCGAAACTGCGATTTTATCGTGCAAACTGCTTGTTTGTAAATGATTGCTGCATGGATTGCGACCATTTTTTTCGAAGGCGGAGGTGACATGCGTCAGGCAGACGGTTGTCCGTAATGAGTGCGAACCGGCTTGCGGGTGCACCCGGCCGGGCAGGCGCAGCGTGCAGAAAGGGAGATTACGGCGTTTTTCCGTTCATCCCGGCAGCTTCTGCGGTTCGGGGACCTGGGAGGAGCGGCTTCAGCAGTCGCTGTCTTTTGCCCGGGAATCCCCGCCGGAGCCGTCTTCCTTGAAGAAACGGATGGAGAGATCGGGAAAAATCCGCATCAGCGTCCCGAGCGGTATATTGCAGATGTTGCTTTTCCCGCTGTTGAAGCTGTTGATGATCGAGTAGCACACGCCGGTCTTCTCCGAGAGACGGCGCATGTTGCCGGCCTCGCGAATCGCCCTGGTCAGAGCCTGTTTTGCCTGTTTGTCCGGATGCATGAACGATAATCCAATCGATTGAATATAAGCAATCCACCATACGGCAGCTCCAGATTCCGCGACCTGACCGCATCTTGTTCCCGCGTCTCTTTCTCATTCTGCCGAATGTTTCATTAATAACGTAGTGCTTAAATAATAAAAGTAAAATGTCTGAGCTGAAAATATTGAATAGTCGATAATTTTTTGTAGCTGGTATTTGAGGATTTTTGACGGCAAGTACTTCATCGGCAGAAAGATACTCCTGATTTTATGGCCGGCGCGGAAAATACGGATCGCAAAGTTTACCGTTTGCGGAATTGTCCGGGAGTAATGCCGGTGCACTGCTTGAACTGGCGCGCGAAGGTATAGACGTCGGCATAGCCGAAGCGGTCGGCGATCTCTTTGAGCGGCAGGTCGCTGCCGGTCAGGAGGGACTGGATTTTTTCGATGCGCCGCCTGATTCGGTATTCGGCAGGCGGAACTTTGTAGGCGCGGGTGAAAAGCCGCCGGAACCGCGCATAGGAGAGCCCGAGCTCGGCGGCGACCGCTTCGACCGGAATCCGTTTCTCCGGGTCGCGCTCGAGCAGCGCGGCGCCGGCGGCAATGATGCCGTGGAGAGGATTCTGGCCGGATTCGTCGAGCAGCAGTTCGCAGAAAAAACGGAAAATCTCGTTCATGACCAGGATCAGCCGCTCCTCGCTCTCGCGTTCGAGCAGCCCGGTCAGTTCGTCGAACCGCCCGGCCAGCGCGGGACGGAGCCCGAGTTCGATGACCGGTTTCTCCGGAGTGATGAGCTTCCGCTCAAGCAGAATTCGGCCGTATTCGGCCGGCAGCGCGAAGTATTTGTCGGCGTAGAAGCCACGGTCGTGGTGCTGGTGATGCGGCACTCCCGGAAAACGGATCAGGAGCGACCCCGGAACGTAACGGCAGCGCCGCCCCGCCGCGTCGATGTAGAAGCCGCTGCCGGACAGGATGTAGCACGGATTCAGGAAGTCATTGCAGATGTCGCCGCGCAGTGCGGGCGCGGCGTTCTCCTGCACGGAGGTCCCCGCCTGGAGTCTGCCGTCGCAGCGGTAGATGCGTTTCGGCCGCAGATCGATGTTCGATTGTTGCATATGAGCAGATAAGACAAAAAAATTTATGTTTTGAACATTGGCGTTCGGCTTTTTATCCGGTATAATATAACAAATCCGTTCAACGAAAGCAAGGGGGATGCTCATGGAAAATACGAATATCGTCAACATCGTCAACTTCATCCGCGCCGTCGAGCCGCGTTTCCGGGAAGAGCCGGATCTGTTCGAGCCGGTCCGCCGGGAGATGGAGCTGGCGAAGCAGCATGCGCTGCCGGCCACCTGGCTGCTGCAGTACGACGCGCTGGTGAAGGGTCCGTATGTCGATTTCCTGAAACGGGAGATGCCGGAGAGCCACGAAGCCGGCTGCTGGTTCGAGGTCGTCGAAGAGCTGGCGGAGGCGGCCGGCATCCGCTGGCGGGGCCGCTGGTCGTGGGACTGGAACGTCGAAGTCGGCTTCTCCATCGGCTACACGCCGCGGGAGCGCGAGAGGCTTGCCGACGCCTATGTCGCCCGGTTTGCGGAGCTCTTCGGCCGCCCGCCCGCTTCGGTCGGCAGCTGGTGTTTCGATGCGCACCTTTTCAACTTCCTGCATGAGAAATACGGCATTGCCGCCGGATGCAACTGCAAAGACCAGTACGGTACCGACGGCTATACGCTCTGGGGCGGCTACTGGGCGAATGCCTACTATCCGAGCCGGAAGAACGCGTATCTGCCGGCGCAGAGCGAAGCGATGCAGATTCCGGTTCCGGTGTTCCGCATGCTCGGCAGCGACCCGCTCTACCAGTATTCGGCCGGAGTGGCCGGCAACGGGCAGCCGGTCATCACGCTCGAACCCGTCTACGAAGGGATCGGCGGCGGCAGCCGGGAGTGGGTGGACTGGTTCCTGCGCGAAAACTTCGGCGACGGACCGCATTTCGCGCTCTCCTACGCTCAGGCCGGGCAGGAGAATTCGTTCGGCTGGGAGCGGATCGGGCGCGGGCTGCCGTACCAGTTCCGGGAACTGGCGCGCCTCCGCGACGCCGGTAAAATCCGGGTCGAGACGCTCGAGGCGTCGGGGCGGTGGTTCCGCGGCCGCTACCCGGTTACGCCGGTCAGCGCGGTCGTTACGCTCGATGACTGGAAGAAGGAGAATCGCGCCGGAATCTGGTATCTGTCGCGGTTCGGCCGGGTGAATCTGTTCCGCGATGCGGACCGCGGGCTGGTCATCCGCGACTGGCAGCTGTTCCGCGAGTCGTATGCCGAGCCGTTCCTCGAACAGGCCTGCCCGTCGAATGTCTGCTGCTATGATGCGCTGCCGCTGGTGGACGGGAATCTCTGGAACCCGTCGGCGATCCGCTTCCCGGGCGGCCCCGGAACATTCGAATCGGTCGAGGATGCCGGAAACGAACGCATGCGGATCGTCTGGAAAAGCGATGCGGGCGGCCGCACCGTCATCCTGCTCGGCCCCGAATCGGTCGAGATCGAGTTTCCGGCCGAAGGGGAGGCGCTGCTGTTCGACTGCAATGTGCGCGGTGCCGAATATCACCGTACCGCGATCTTCCACCGCGACGGCGCGCTGCGTTACCGCCATTGCGGCGAGGATTACGGATTCCGGGCGGAAAAGGGGAGCATCGTCCGCGACGGCGGCCGCGAATTCGCCTTCCGGCTCGCCGCCGACGGCCGGAAACTGGTTCTTGCCGCGGAGTGATGACCGCCGGAAAAGTGACGGGGAGCCGGCCCGGCCGAAAGCGCCGTGCCGTTCCCCGTCTATCGAATCAGCCGTTTTCACAGAACGGGCTGTCAGCGGCCGGGGAATCCCGGCCGGCGGACTCAATATAGCATGTCCGGAACTCCGCCGCAAGCGGGCATTCCCTGAAATCGTCGAATTCGCTCATACCGTCAGCGACGCGGCATAATCCGAAAGGGAGTTGTCGCGGGCGCCCATGATGACGACGGCGTCGCCGGATTCGGGCTTCAGCGCGAGGAAATCGGCCAGCGTGTCGCGGTCAGGGAACACCATGAACCGTTCGGGACGGCTGGTCCGGCTTTTCCAGTCGGCGGCGACCTCTTCCGCCGTCGGCGAAAAGCTCGAAGTCCCGCCCGCGTAAAACGGAGTCAGCAGGATGAAGCGATCCTTCGGGCGCAGGAATTCATCGAGGTAGAGGAACAGCTGGTCGCGCATGAAGCCGAACGGCTTGTAGCCGTGCGGCTGAAATACGGCGTAGAGATTGCCGGGGGCGATTTCACGCATGGCCTTGAGGCAGGAGAGAATTTTCTCCGGGTTGTGCGCATAGTCGTCGTAAACCGCCGCGCCTTTGACGGTCACGCCGGCGAAGTCGTTGCGCCGCCAGACGCCGTCGAACCGTTCGAGGGCCTCGAGCAGCTCCTCTTCCGGGGCGATTTCCAGCATTTCGAGGAGTGCGAGAACGGCCAGCGCGTTCAGCGCGGTGTGGAATCCGGGCTGCGGCAGCACGATGCGGCGCTCCCCTGTGAAGGCGGCCAGGAAAGACGAACTCTCAATGCGGAAATCCTCCGAACGCATGCCGTAAAAAGAGAGCATGTTGTTGGCCCCGATGGTATCCTCCACGGCACGGTCGCCGGTCGGGGCCAGCTCGGAACGGCGGCCCCGGACGTAGATCGTTTCCGGCCGGGTCACTTTGCGGTAGTCGGTGACCGCGTACTGCGAGTCCCGGCGCGGTTTCGCATCGAAGACGCGGACGGCGAGCCGCCGGGGGAGGGCTTCTCTGACCGCCTCGTAGACCTCCCGCTCGAGGACGGCGCCCTTCTTCACCTGCTTCAGGAACTGCGTAAAGACGCGGATCAGCTCCTCCCGGTCGTAGTGGT contains these protein-coding regions:
- the cysS gene encoding cysteine--tRNA ligase, with protein sequence MSLEFFNTMERRVVPFHPIRSGEVGMYTCGPTVYNYAHIGNFRAYMFEDLLRRTLEFFGYRVRQVMNLTDVDDKTIRDSRAAGIPLRDFTAKYKKAFFEDLKTLNIEPAEVYPAATDHIPQMIRLISVLMEKGYAYQAEDQSIYFSIDKFPDYGKLAKIDRENQRSGVRIRNDEYAKDSVADFALWKAWDELDGDVAWESPWGKGRPGWHIECSAMSSEYLGDAFDIHTGGIDNMFPHHEDEIAQSEAATGKKWVNYWLHCAHLMVNGEKMSKSLGNFYTLRDLAGMGWKGREIRWVLIGAHYRRKLNFTLEALGQARETLARFDEFFDRMRSIDREGDGSEAELAVSTAAAAFSSAIADDLNISEALAAMFELLRSGNKLADAGGLSKAGAERILGAFRRFDSVIGALEVDAVRCNEVPPEVVQLAEERKAARLAKNFAESDRLRDEIAKLGYVVEDQPKQEYRLKKA
- the ycaC gene encoding isochorismate family cysteine hydrolase YcaC, whose product is MSRLNREDAAMLLIDHQVGLLSLVRDFTPAEFKNNVMAVADTAKHFNLPTVLTTSFEQGPNGVLLPEIRRMFPNAPFIPRPGQINAWDNEDFVKAVKATGRKQLVIAGIVTEVCVAFPALSALNEGFEVFVVVDASGTFNKTTRNAAIARMQQAGAQMITWFAMASELQRDWRDNGDGLKKIYCDHLLEYDALVVAHDAEK
- a CDS encoding response regulator — encoded protein: MAKEKILVVEDEEAIQELIRYNLNKEGFDRVRLCDSGEAALAQAAEFKPDLILLDLMLPGIDGLSVCRRLRRDARTAAVPIIMLTAKSEESDIVTGLEVGADDYLAKPFSPKVLIARIKSVLRRVNPTELEESSTSLKRGVLTMNRGTREAAIDGHALSLTFSEFEILYLLARRPGWVFTRNQIVNEVKGDDYPVTERAVDVQMVSLRRKLGGHGDLIETVRGVGYRFAQE
- a CDS encoding glutamate ligase domain-containing protein — encoded protein: MKHLHFIGIGGIGMSGLAAMCKDHGFTVTGSDRDADHPENARIIDALRLQKIEIYPQDGSYLEQSSRPDALVYSTAIEESNPDFLAGEGIPRLHRAELLSQLVGELGFGNTVAVTGSCGKSTVTAYLAEALTNLGADPCCLNGALSKRFRGGRFAGNYRPGEKDFFVFEADESDKSLLRYSPDYAVILNLGTDHYDREELIRVFTQFLKQVKKGAVLEREVYEAVREALPRRLAVRVFDAKPRRDSQYAVTDYRKVTRPETIYVRGRRSELAPTGDRAVEDTIGANNMLSFYGMRSEDFRIESSSFLAAFTGERRIVLPQPGFHTALNALAVLALLEMLEIAPEEELLEALERFDGVWRRNDFAGVTVKGAAVYDDYAHNPEKILSCLKAMREIAPGNLYAVFQPHGYKPFGFMRDQLFLYLDEFLRPKDRFILLTPFYAGGTSSFSPTAEEVAADWKSRTSRPERFMVFPDRDTLADFLALKPESGDAVVIMGARDNSLSDYAASLTV
- a CDS encoding helix-turn-helix domain-containing protein, producing MQQSNIDLRPKRIYRCDGRLQAGTSVQENAAPALRGDICNDFLNPCYILSGSGFYIDAAGRRCRYVPGSLLIRFPGVPHHQHHDRGFYADKYFALPAEYGRILLERKLITPEKPVIELGLRPALAGRFDELTGLLERESEERLILVMNEIFRFFCELLLDESGQNPLHGIIAAGAALLERDPEKRIPVEAVAAELGLSYARFRRLFTRAYKVPPAEYRIRRRIEKIQSLLTGSDLPLKEIADRFGYADVYTFARQFKQCTGITPGQFRKR
- a CDS encoding HAMP domain-containing sensor histidine kinase, translated to MKNDLFLSWPGIFIAVALVFSVFAWWQSSSLEQLYVERTERELESRGRLFAGEAARLVRAGDLAGLQEFFSAEGRATRTRISLIAADGEVIADSDEQPGNMDNHGRRPEVVEAMQAFAKGEGSYSVIRHSSTSGRRMIYCAMPIAIGDRHYVLRAAFSIHEIDAVLRRARMDVLWAVLVTMLIAAGFCWFLYQTITRPVRALCGASARIAAGDLDTRLPVPRRGAIRELGGSVSRMAEELKARIGEITREKGERDAIFAALSEGVVVLDVDENIIDTNRAARRIFQIKGDPRKQPVGALLRNEALADFLKRLREGGEPAEAEFPFSLPSGDKQLRVRGCTLRWNGNDRQGILLVFYDMTQLRKLENFRRDFVANVSHEIKTPLTVIRGAVETLQDGAINEPESARRFMEIISTHSERLNNLVQDILSLSLLEYRASGEGYDLVNCDLSLPLASAVKLEQPRAEEAGIRLVTEIEANPQVRIDVQLIEQAVVNLIDNAIKHSGEKSEIRIRLHTEDGNAVLSVTDRGCGIAPEHVERLFERFYRVDKARSRKAGGTGLGLAIVKHIMQLHRGSAEVRSRPGEGSTFLLRLPIVKSGCASGAS